ATTGCGGTGAGTTCAGATACTTCGGCTTCTCGTCACCGAGTGCACGCGCGCCGAACCCGATCGTCTGTCCGTCGCGATTGCGAATCGGGAACATCACGCGGTTGCGAAACCGGTCGTAGGTGCGCCCCGATGTCTCATGCTGAGACAACAATCCCGCTGTCAACAACTCTTCCTCACTCGCCGAGCGGGCCAGGAAGTGTGACTTCAGCGCGTCGAATGAATTGGGCGCGAAGCCGAGACCGAACTTGTCGGCGGTCGCACGGTCAAGCCCGCGCCGTTCGAGGAGCGCACGCGCCTCCTGCGCCGCCGGGGAGGTCCACAAGAGGTTGGCGAAGTACGCCGCTGCCCGTTCATTCAGCTCGATGAGGCGATCTCGTTCGCGATCCCGTGCCGGATCGGCCTGTGTCTGTCGGCGACTCTCAAGCTCAACGCCAGCGCGGTCTGCGAGTTGTCGAAGGGCGTCGCGAAAGTCGAGATTTTCCGTATCCATGACATAGGTGAAGATGTCGCCGCTCTTCCCGCAGCCAAAGCAGTGGTACGACTGCGACTCCGGGTAGACGACGAATGACGGTGACTTCTCGTCGTGGAACGGGCAGAGTCCCTTGAAGCTCCGGCCAGCCTGACGCAACTGCACCGAGGAGCCGATCAGGTCGACGATGTCTACGCGTTCTTTGATTGTTTCGATTGATCCACCGGCCATAATCAGTGCTCCTCAGGGGATGGGAGAAATAGCGTGGTATAGGTGTTCACGGCGTAGCGGTCGGTCATGCCGGAGATGATGTCAGCAACCCGTCGCTCGACGCTTTCGCCAACCAGCGATGGTGCAAAGACTTCCGGCGCTTCGTCAGCGTTCGCGACATAATACTCGAACAGCGCTTCGATCATCTGCTCGGCCTGCTTCGTGGCTGCTCGTCTGTTCACCGGGTGGTAGACGCGTTCAAACAGGAACGTGCGCATTTCGTCTGCCGCAGCCAGGATACCGTCGCTCATCTGAATCACCTGTCTGCCGTCGGCAGGTGAGGCGAGGAACGGGCGCGAGTTGACGATGACATCATGGACCAGCGTATCAATGCGTTGACTATGCGATGTGCCCAGTGTTTGTCCAACGAACTCCGGCAAGTCGTGTGCGTCGATCAATCCGGCGCGAACGGCGTCATCGAAATCATGGTTGATGTAGGCGATGCCGTCCGAGATCTTCACGATCTGCGCTTCAGCTGTGGCAGGCGTCCCGGCCATCTCGCCGGCAATGCCCGCTTCCGGCTTTGAATGGCGCAGGATACCGTCGCGGGTGTCGTTGGTGAGGTTCAGCCCAGCTCCGTCTTTCTCCAGGCGATCGACGACGCGAAGGCTCTGCTCATTGTGCCGGAAGCCGGGGAACATCCGCGCCAACGCGCGCTCGCCGGTATGCCCGAACGGCGTATGTCCCAAATCGTGCCCGAGCCCGATCGCCTCGGTGAGGTCCTCGTTCAGGTCGAGCGCGCGGGCGATAGTCCGGGCGATCTGCGTCACTTCCAGCGTATGCGTCATCCGCGTCCGGACATGGTCGCCGCTCGGTGAGAGAAACACCTGTGTCTTGTGCTTCAGGCGGCGGAATGCTTTCGAATGCAGGATTCGATCGCGATCGCGCTGATACGCCGTCCGTACGTCCGACTCATCCTCGGCTTGCGGACGTGTTGCGAGATCGGCCCGCGCCGCTGCTGGCGCGAGCCATTCGCGTTGTCTGGCTTCAAGAGTCTGGCGTACGTTCACTGTGAATCCGATCCGCCGATACGATTTGATCACAGTGTACGTACAGTCAGGCTGGACGTCCAGTGATCAGCGATCGCGCTCGGCGTCTCCGAGAGCTGCCTGCGCAGCAGCAAGACGGGCGACGGGAACGCGGAACGGTGAGCAGGAGACGTAGTTCAGTCCGGCCTCGTGGCAGAAAGCCACGCTATCCGGATCGCCGCCGTGCTCGCCGCAGATGCCCAGCTTGATGTCGGGTCGCGTTGAGCGTCCACGTTCGGTTGCGATCTCCACCAGCTCGCCAACTCCTTCGCGGTCGAGCGTGACGAACGGATCGCGCGCGAGGATGCCGCTCTCGACGTACATCGGCAGGAAGCGTCCGGCATCGTCGCGGCTCAATCCGAATGCGGTCTGCGTCAGGTCGTTCGTGCCAAATGAGAAGAACTCGGCTTGCTCGGCGATCTTATTGGCAGTCAGCGCTGCACGCGGCAACTCGATCATCGTCCCGACCGAGTATTCGACGGTGACGCCCGTCTCCTCGAAGGTCTCCTTCGCGGCGGCATCGACGACAGCACGCTGGCGCTTGAGCTCCTCGACATCGCCGACGAGCGGAATCATGATCTCAGGATGAACGGCTATGCCGTCGCGCTGGCAGTTCACTGCCGCATTGAAGATTGCGCGTGCCTGCATATCGGTGATCTCCGGGTAGGAAATCCCGAGTCGGCAACCGCGGTGTCCGAGCATTGGGTTGGCTTCGCGGAGTGCAGCGGTCTTGTTGCGCACTTGCTCGACGGTGATCCCGGTGTCGCGGGCGAGCGCTTCAATATCCTGATCGGTGTGCGGCAGGAACTCATGCAGTGGCGGGTCGAGCGTGCGGATCGTCACAGGGAAGCCGTCCATTGCTCGGAAGATGCCCTCGAAATCCTCCTGCTGCATCGGCAGCAGCTGGTCGAGCGCTGCCTGGCGTTCTGCTGCATCGGACGCCATGATCATCTGACGCATCGCTTGAATGCGATCACCTTCGAAAAACATGTGCTCTGTGCGGCACAGCCCGATACCTTCGGCACCGAGCTCGCGTGCCTTCTGGGCATCTCCCGGCGTGTCGGCGTTTGCCCGAATGCCGAGGCGGCGGATGTCGTCGGCCCACGCCAGCAGCGTCGCAACACTGCCGCCCACGTTCGGCTCAATGGTCGGCACCTCGCCAAGCATGACCCGTCCGCTCGCGCCATCGATTGTGATGAAGTCACCCTCGTTGAGTACGCGGCCGGCAACGCCGATCGTCCCGGCACGATAGTCAATGTCGAGCGAGCCGCAGCCTGCGACACACGGCTTGCCCATACCGCGTGCGACGACTGCCGCGTGGGACGTCATGCCGCCGCGTGCAGTCAGAACCGCCTGCGCGGCGACCATGCCGTGGAAGTCTTCTGGCGAAGTCTCGATGCGGACGAGGATGACCCGTTCGCCACCGTCGCCGAGGCGCTTGGCGTCATCTGCGTCGAAGACGATCTTGCCGGTCGCTGCTCCCGGGCTGGCCGGCAGGCCGACCGCGAGGACTTCTGGTGTGTACGACGGATCGATCATTGGATGCAGCAATTGATCGAGCTGGGCTGGTTCGACGCGCTGGACAGCCTCTTCCTTGGAAATCAGCCCCTCATCAACCATCTCGACGGCGATGTTGACTGCCGCCTGACCGGTGCGCTTGCCAGTGCGTGTCTGAAGCATGAACAGTCGGCCATTCTGAATGGTGAACTCGACGTCCTGCATGTCGCGATAGTGCAACTCAAGGCGGCTGGTGATGCTCTTGAACGATGACCAGGCATCCGAGAAGGCCGGCAACGTGCCCATCTCGGCGATCGGCTGAGGCGTTCTGACACCTGCCACAACATCTTCGCCCTGCGCATTCACCAGGAATTCGCCGAATATCCCTTGCTCGCCCGTGGCGGGATTGCGCGTGAACGCAACGCCGGTCGCGCTGTCGTCGCCCAGATTGCCGAAGACCATTGCCTGCACATTAACGGCTGTACCGAGGTCGTGCGCGATGTGATTTTGATTTCGATAGGCGATGGCACGCCGGTTATTCCATGAGCTGAAGACCGCCTCGACAGCGCCACGTAGTTGTGTCCAAGGGTCTTGCGGGAATTCGGAGCCGGCGTCGCGAATTACGATCTGCTTGAATGTTTCGACCAGGCCCTTAAGCGAATCTGCCGAGAGTTCATGGTCGAGTGTGACACGAGTCTGCCGCTTCAGCGCGTCGATCGCGTCCTCGAAGTGGTCGCTGTCGACGTCCATGACGACCTTGGCGTACATCTGGATCAGACGGCGGTAGCAGTCCCAGGCGAAACGCTCGTCGGCGCTCTCTGCCAGGCCAACAACGGTCTCGTCGTTCAAACCGAGGTTGAGGATCGTATCCATCATGCCTGGCATCGAGAACTTTGCGCCAGACCGCACCGAAACCAGGAGCGGGTTCGCCGAATCGCCGAACGATCTACCGATCTGCTCTTCGATGGTCTGGATTCCGGCTCGCGCTTCGTCCCACAGTCCGTCAGGGAATGTTTCGTCCGACGCTAGATAGGCGCGGCAAGCGTCGGTCGTAATCGTGAATCCGGGAGGAACCGGCAGGTCGAGGCTGGTCATTTCGGCAAGGTTTGCGCCCTTGCCACCAAGGAGGTCCTTGTTGGATCCGTCGCCCTGGTCAAACCGCGATACCCACTGTGCCATCGGCTACCTCCCTTATTCCTGGTCGACCGTGAGATTGGCGAGACTCCCCATCAACCGCTTTTCCCCATGTCGCTTGAACTGGACCGTGATTTCCTGATCGTCGTTGCGATCCGCGACCTGCACCACGACACGTCCCCGAACTTCTGCGTGGAATACGCGCTGCCCCGCCGATACCCGGGTATAGACCGGCGCTGCGGCGGGCTGAGCAACGAGCAACTTTCGCGTCGCGGGTCGCGTCGGTTCGTGCGATCGACTGCCTGCCGCCAGTGTACTCGCTGGAATTGCAGTCAGAAATGACGATGGCTCAGATGGCTCTGTACCGCCGAACCGGGAACGGCGAAACGCGTGCGTCAGATATAAGCGCTCTTTCGCCCGTGTGATTCCGACGTAGAGCAGTCTGCGCTCTTCTTCGAGCATGGCCGGGTTCTCGGTGATCGAGCGTTGGTGCGGGATCAAACCTTCTTCAACGCCGGTGAGGAAGACGACCGGAAACTCCAGTCCCTTCACTGCATGGAGCGTGATGAGTGTGACTTTCTCGTGCGCATCCTCGATCGTATCGGCATCACTCACTAGTGCGACTTCGGACAGGAACGTTGTCAATCGTGTCTCAGGTGGCTCATCATCGAACCGCTCAATGTTCGAGCGCAATTGCTGGAGGTTCTCCCAGCGCGACATCGCTTCTTCGTCGCCGGACTCGAAATAGCCGAGATAGCCGGTATCTTCCAGTGCCCGGTCGAATAGCTCGCTGAGGAGCGCGGTCGGTTCGAGATCGCGCAGGACGTCGAGGCGCTCACGCATTGCCGTCAGGAGTTTTGTCGCGCGCGACGAGAGCGGCGGTCCGTCGGCACTGCCGATGGCATCAAGCGCTGCGCCCGTGCCGGCAGCTCGCGCCTGGCTCCACTGCTCGATATCGGACAGCGTCTTCGCGCCGATGCCGGCTCCGACAGGGAACTCGGCGACCACGCGCTGAAATGCGGCGTAATCATCCGGGTTTGAAATCAGGCGCAGGAGTGCGAGTGCGTCTTTGATCTCCTTGCGCTCGTAGAAGCGCGTGCCACCAATGAGCTGATAGGGGATCGTGGCGCGGATCATCGCCTCTTCGATCGGTCGGCTCTGCCAGTTGGTTCGGTACAGCACGGCGATGTCGCTGCCGCGGTACTTGCCTTCGGTGGTCAGCCGCTGGATCTCTTCGACGACGAACCGCGCTTCTTGCTGTTCGTCGAAACACTCTCTGAGTGTAATCTTCTCGCCCGCTTTGTTTGAAGTCCGCAGCTTCCGGTCGATCCGCTGGACGTTCTCACGAATCACTGCGTCAGCAGCGGTGAGGATGTCCGGTGTCGAACGATAGTTCTCTTCAAGATGGATCTCGATAGCGTCGGGAAAATCTTCTTTGAACGTCAGGATGTTGCGGATATCCGCAGCACGCCAACCGTAAATCGACTGATCCGGGTCGCCGACGACGCAGAGATTGCGATGCTCGGCGGCCAGCTCCTTCACCAGCAAATACTGGATGCGGTTAGTGTCCTGATATTCGTCGACCAGGACATAGTGGTAGCGCTGGCGGAGCGCGCTGAGCGCTTCCGGCGATTCGTGCAGGAGTCGTAGCGTCATCGACAACAAATCATCGAAGTCGAGCGCTTTGCGGCGCAGCAATGTCTGCTGATAAATCGGGTAGATCCGGGCCACTACCTCTTCAAAATAGCTCTCAACCGAGTCGGTGAACTCTGTTGGGCCGACGTTGTGGCTCTTTGAACGCGAGATCGTGCTGAGTACGGCCCGAGGCGCGAAATGCTTTGGGCTGATATCCAGTTGATCCATCGCTGACTTGACCGCGTTCATCTGGTCGCCATCATCGTAGATGACGAACCGCGGATCGATTCCGATGTGTTGACCGTATTGTCTGAGCACGCGAGCGCAGAACCCGTGGAACGTGCCGAGCATGACCCAGCGCGCCCGATCTCCAACCAGCGCTTCGACACGCTCGCGCATCTCTCGTGCGGCCTTGTTGGTGAATGTGACGGCCAGGATATTCCACGGTGCGACGCCGAGGTCCTGGATGAGGTGGGCGATGCGGACAGTGAGGACGCGAGTCTTGCCACTGCCGGGACCTGCAACGATGAGAACGGGGCCGTCTGTCGTCATCACGGAAGCGCGTTGTTCGGGGTTCAGGCCATCCAGCAACGTGGATCCCTGTGACTCGTGGATACTCTGCATGACTCCTCGATCGATCGGTATGACAGCCCTCAGTGCTGGGCCGTGATTGTACCTGAGGCGCTGGGTGACTCCGCGGCGTTGCCCTCGGCGTTGCTCGCTTGTTATGCTTATTGCCGCTTCGCGAGCCGGTGTAGCTCAGAGGCAGAGCAGGGGACTCATAAGCCCTTGGCCGCAGGTTCGATTCCCGCCACCGGCACCATCATGCAGAGGACGATCGCGCTCACGAGCGCGATCGTTTGCGTTTTTACGTCCAGCTGCAGAGTGAGGCGAAAGTGTCAGGCGTGCCCGACTGGACCGATGCCAAGCTGGCGCACGTTCGCGCCGTCGGCAGCAGGTGTCTGACTTGGGATGTCCCGGTTGCGATTGCCTGCTCTGGTGGCGTGGACTCGACTGCGCTGCTTCTGCTGGCGAGCTCAATGCGGGACCAGCTGGCACCGTTTTTCGTCGTTCATGTCGATCATCGCACCCGCGTAGAGTCGGCCGAGGAGGGGCGGCACGTTGCGGCACTGTGTGCGTTGCTGGATGTTCCGTTCGTCGCGGCGGATGTTGACGCTGATTGGCGCATCGGCGAGCACGTCGCAGAACATCGCCTTCGCGCTGCCCGCTATGAAGCGCTCGCGCGTGTCGTCCGCGCGCACAATCTCCGCGCCGTTGTCACCGCCCACACGCAGGACGATCAGGTTGAGACGATCCTGATGCGCCTGCTCTCCGGCACTGGTTCTGGTGGGGCAGCCGGGATGCTGCCGACCAGCACGATCGCAACGGCGAGTGGCGACCTGCAGATTCTTCGTCCGCTGCTTGATGTTTCCAGAAGCGACCTGATGCGAGTGGTTGAAGACGCTGGTGTCGAACCCATACTCGATCCAAGCAACGCCGATACGCGCTACGCACGCAATGCCCTGAGGCATGAGATCATTCCGCAGTTGCGACGGCTATACCCTGGGTTTCCAGCGACGTTACTGCGCTCCATGATGCTTGTTCGCGATGACGCGATGGTTGTAAATGACTTGGCAAACGGTGTGTTTGCGGAAATCGTTGAAGCGACGAGCCGTGGGGCCCTGGTCGATCGCAACGCATTGCGTCGTGCGTCGCGACCGGTGGCATCGCGCATCGTGCGGCGTGTGGCGCGACAGGTGTCTACCGCCGCTTCCGACGCCGACTGGCGCGAACTGTCGTCGGAACGCATCGACGCAGTTCTCCGTGCAGTGCAGGGGCGAGCCGGAGCGAAAATCGAATTGCCGCATGGCGTGGATGTGATCATTGAGCGAGACCGGGTTGTGTTCGCGCAGCGAGGAGGAAGGGACGACGATGACGGACGACCAACGCCTGGATAGCGGGATAGCCCGAGTGCTAGTGTCCGAGGAGCAGATTCAGCAGCGTATCGCTCAGCTCGGAGCAGAACTCGGCGAAATTTACCGCGATAGTTGCCCCATCCTCGTTGGGATTCTGACCGGCGCGTTCGTCTTCATGGCCGACCTGTCGCGGGCGATGCCGGTCCAGCTTGATGTCCAGTTCATGGCCGTGTCGAGCTATGGCGCATCAACGCAGTCGAGTGGCGTGGTGAAGATTCTGAAGGACCTTGATACCTCGATCGAGGGGCGAGACATTCTCATTGTTGAGGACATCATCGATAGCGGTCTGACGCTCGCGTATCTGCTCGACGTGCTCAGTCGTCGCGGACCGAAGAGTATCCGCGTTGTCACGCTGCTGATGAAAGAACGTGACCACCACCGGGACGTTCAGGTGGACCATTGCGGCTTCCTGATTCCGGACGAGTTCGTTGTCGGTTATGGGCTTGATGTTGCAGGGCGATATCGCAACTTGTCGTACGTCGGCGTCTACGACGGATCGTAGCGGAGGGCCGGGAAGGCGCTCGTTATTGTCCTGTTATAATCTGGGCACGTTGTTCCGCTCACTCAACTGGTTGTGCTCCTCCTGTTCGTGTAACCAGAGCGGAGCACCTGCAGAGGATACCCGATGACCGACAATCGATGGCTTCGCAACGGCTTTGTCTGGATCATCCTGATTATCGCGGTTATCGCCCTCTGGTTCATGGTGACCAGCGGTGGCGAGCGCACGCGAACACGCGATCTCAGTAGCATCGCGCAGGACATTCAGGCCGGCCAGGTCGCACGGCTCGAACAGACCGAAAACTCGAGCAAGGTCACTGTCTATTACAAGGGTTCCGACGAAGTAGAGACGTTCCGGCTGCCGCAGAACGTCAATATCTACGATGCGTTGATGCTCTATGGCGTCGAACCAACGGACGTCGACATTACGATCAAGGCCGCGAGTCAGTGGGGCAATTGGCTCGGTATCATGACCTTTATATTGCCGACGATGATCCTGATCGGCATCGTGATCTTCATGATGCGTCAGGCGCAGGGCAGTAACAGCCAGGCGATGTCGTTCGGTAAGAGTCGCGCACGGATGTTTACCGGCAATAAGCCGACGGTGACATTTGCGGACGTCGCCGGTGTCAACGAAGCCAAAGAAGAGCTCGTTGAGGTCGTTGAGTTCCTGAAGTATCCAGAGAAGTTCTCTGCCCTCGGCGCGCGGATTCCTCGCGGTGTGCTGCTGGTCGGCCCTCCAGGCACCGGCAAGACTTTGCTCTCGCGTGCCGTCGCTGGAGAGGCTGGCGTGCCTTTCTTCAGTATCTCCGGCTCTGAGTTCGTCGAGATGTTCGTAGGCGTTGGTGCGTCGCGAGTTCGTGATCTGTTTGATCAGGCCAAGCGCAATGCGCCCTGCATCGTGTTCGTTGACGAGATCGACGCCGTCGGTCGCCAGCGTGGCGCTGGACTTGGTGGCAGTCACGACGAGCGCGAGCAGACGCTGAATCAGATTCTCGTCGAGATGGACGGATTTGACAGCAGCACGAACGTGATCGTCATTGCTGCGACGAACCGGCCGGACGTCCTCGACCCGGCGTTGCTTCGCCCCGGTCGATTCGACCGTCAGGTCATTCTCGATCGGCCTGACATCGCTGGTCGACTCGCCGTTCTCGAAGTTCATTCGCGGGGCAAGCCGCTTGAGGATGATATACAGCTCGAAGACCTCGCTCGGCAGACTCCGGGGTTCTCGGGAGCCGACCTTGAGAACCTGGTGAACGAGTCCGCCATCCTTGCTGCACGGCGCAACAAGAAGACGATCGGCCGCAAGGAGCTCGCCGAAGCAATCGATCGGGTTGTCGCCGGGCCGCAGCGCAAGAGTCGCGTCATCAGCGAGCGTGAGAAGCTGATGACCGCATACCACGAGGCGGGCCATGCGCTCGTCGCGCGCATGGTGCCGAACGCCGATCCGGTGCGCAAAGTGTCGATCGTCGCACGCGGCATGATGGGTGGCTACACCAGCGTCGTGCCGGACGAGGATCGGTTCTTCTGGACCAAGAGTCAATTCGAGGACATGCTGGCCTACATCATGGGCGGTCGTGTCGCTGAGGAGATCGTCTTCAACGAGATCTCTACCGGCGCTTCGAATGACATTGAGCGAGCGTCTGGTCTGGCCCGCCGAATGGTGACCGAGTATGGCATGAGCTCCACGCTCGGACCGTTGGCCTTCGGTAAGAAGGACGAGCTTGTCTTCCTCGGACGTGAGATTAATGAGCAGCGCAACTACAGTGACGAGGTCGCGTTCCAGATTGACCAGGAGATTCGTCAACTGATTGATGACGCCTACAAGCTGGCGCGCCAAGTCCTGACCGAGCACGCCGACAAGCTTGAGGCGATTGCCATGCTCCTGATTGAGAACGAGACCGTCGAGTCCGAAGAGCTGGAGGCGCTCTTCGACTCGCCGCGACCACAGCCAACACTGCACGGTCCGTCGCATCCGCAGTTGCCTACTGGTAATGCTGAGCGCGAACGGCGTGAACCGGAAGTGGCTCCGCGCCTCCGACCACAGCCCGCATCCGGGTAGCGGTGACCACACAACGTTCGAATATTGAAGGCGGCCGCAGGGCCGCCTTCACTCTTTGCTGGCATTGATGTTGGCGTTGCGTTTCAGCCAGAGCGATCTGAAACCACGAGCGCGTGGCGATGAGCACATGCGCTCGGTCTTCGTCAGTTGAGCTCTTCAACAATCCCGACGATGACTCCTGCTGGACCGCGAAGATAGCAGTATCGATAGATGTACTCGTACTGCGCGATCTCTCCAACGAGGGTGGCACCGTGGCGAGCAGACGCTCGTATGTGTCGTCGAGAGAGTCAACCACGAATGTCAGTCGGGGAATGCCCGGTGCATTCACTGGTGCGGTGGGAGGCGGCGAGGTGGAAACCGGTGAATGGAACGTTGACAGCTCAATGCGGCCATGGCCGTCTGGCGTCCGCAGGAAGGCAATGTCGCTCCGAACCCCGTCTAGCCCGACGAGCTGATCGACCCATTCACCTTCGACGGTTGTCTCGCCTTCGAGTTCCAGACCCAGTTCGACGAAGAACGCAATTGCCGCCGACAGGTCGTTGACAACATAACCTGCGTGATCAAGCCGCTTGACTGCCATGATGAACATCTCCCGATCTTGAAGCCCGAGTGGACGTGGAGGATCTCCGGTAGATGCGCAGAATGCGCGCAAGCATGGATCAGAACAACCGAGGTGGATATGGTGCGAGAAAAAATGCAAAGAGCCGCCATAAAGGCGGCTCAAGCGATGGCTTCGTGGGTGGAGGCGGGGGGATTCGAACCCCCGACCTCTACAGTGCGATTGTAGCGCTCTCCCAGCTGAGCTACGCCCCCACGATTGCGTCGCGAGTCGCCCCGCA
This Thermomicrobiales bacterium DNA region includes the following protein-coding sequences:
- a CDS encoding deoxyguanosinetriphosphate triphosphohydrolase, coding for MNVRQTLEARQREWLAPAAARADLATRPQAEDESDVRTAYQRDRDRILHSKAFRRLKHKTQVFLSPSGDHVRTRMTHTLEVTQIARTIARALDLNEDLTEAIGLGHDLGHTPFGHTGERALARMFPGFRHNEQSLRVVDRLEKDGAGLNLTNDTRDGILRHSKPEAGIAGEMAGTPATAEAQIVKISDGIAYINHDFDDAVRAGLIDAHDLPEFVGQTLGTSHSQRIDTLVHDVIVNSRPFLASPADGRQVIQMSDGILAAADEMRTFLFERVYHPVNRRAATKQAEQMIEALFEYYVANADEAPEVFAPSLVGESVERRVADIISGMTDRYAVNTYTTLFLPSPEEH
- the ppdK gene encoding pyruvate, phosphate dikinase, producing the protein MAQWVSRFDQGDGSNKDLLGGKGANLAEMTSLDLPVPPGFTITTDACRAYLASDETFPDGLWDEARAGIQTIEEQIGRSFGDSANPLLVSVRSGAKFSMPGMMDTILNLGLNDETVVGLAESADERFAWDCYRRLIQMYAKVVMDVDSDHFEDAIDALKRQTRVTLDHELSADSLKGLVETFKQIVIRDAGSEFPQDPWTQLRGAVEAVFSSWNNRRAIAYRNQNHIAHDLGTAVNVQAMVFGNLGDDSATGVAFTRNPATGEQGIFGEFLVNAQGEDVVAGVRTPQPIAEMGTLPAFSDAWSSFKSITSRLELHYRDMQDVEFTIQNGRLFMLQTRTGKRTGQAAVNIAVEMVDEGLISKEEAVQRVEPAQLDQLLHPMIDPSYTPEVLAVGLPASPGAATGKIVFDADDAKRLGDGGERVILVRIETSPEDFHGMVAAQAVLTARGGMTSHAAVVARGMGKPCVAGCGSLDIDYRAGTIGVAGRVLNEGDFITIDGASGRVMLGEVPTIEPNVGGSVATLLAWADDIRRLGIRANADTPGDAQKARELGAEGIGLCRTEHMFFEGDRIQAMRQMIMASDAAERQAALDQLLPMQQEDFEGIFRAMDGFPVTIRTLDPPLHEFLPHTDQDIEALARDTGITVEQVRNKTAALREANPMLGHRGCRLGISYPEITDMQARAIFNAAVNCQRDGIAVHPEIMIPLVGDVEELKRQRAVVDAAAKETFEETGVTVEYSVGTMIELPRAALTANKIAEQAEFFSFGTNDLTQTAFGLSRDDAGRFLPMYVESGILARDPFVTLDREGVGELVEIATERGRSTRPDIKLGICGEHGGDPDSVAFCHEAGLNYVSCSPFRVPVARLAAAQAALGDAERDR
- a CDS encoding UvrD-helicase domain-containing protein; amino-acid sequence: MQSIHESQGSTLLDGLNPEQRASVMTTDGPVLIVAGPGSGKTRVLTVRIAHLIQDLGVAPWNILAVTFTNKAAREMRERVEALVGDRARWVMLGTFHGFCARVLRQYGQHIGIDPRFVIYDDGDQMNAVKSAMDQLDISPKHFAPRAVLSTISRSKSHNVGPTEFTDSVESYFEEVVARIYPIYQQTLLRRKALDFDDLLSMTLRLLHESPEALSALRQRYHYVLVDEYQDTNRIQYLLVKELAAEHRNLCVVGDPDQSIYGWRAADIRNILTFKEDFPDAIEIHLEENYRSTPDILTAADAVIRENVQRIDRKLRTSNKAGEKITLRECFDEQQEARFVVEEIQRLTTEGKYRGSDIAVLYRTNWQSRPIEEAMIRATIPYQLIGGTRFYERKEIKDALALLRLISNPDDYAAFQRVVAEFPVGAGIGAKTLSDIEQWSQARAAGTGAALDAIGSADGPPLSSRATKLLTAMRERLDVLRDLEPTALLSELFDRALEDTGYLGYFESGDEEAMSRWENLQQLRSNIERFDDEPPETRLTTFLSEVALVSDADTIEDAHEKVTLITLHAVKGLEFPVVFLTGVEEGLIPHQRSITENPAMLEEERRLLYVGITRAKERLYLTHAFRRSRFGGTEPSEPSSFLTAIPASTLAAGSRSHEPTRPATRKLLVAQPAAAPVYTRVSAGQRVFHAEVRGRVVVQVADRNDDQEITVQFKRHGEKRLMGSLANLTVDQE
- the tilS gene encoding tRNA lysidine(34) synthetase TilS, whose product is MPDWTDAKLAHVRAVGSRCLTWDVPVAIACSGGVDSTALLLLASSMRDQLAPFFVVHVDHRTRVESAEEGRHVAALCALLDVPFVAADVDADWRIGEHVAEHRLRAARYEALARVVRAHNLRAVVTAHTQDDQVETILMRLLSGTGSGGAAGMLPTSTIATASGDLQILRPLLDVSRSDLMRVVEDAGVEPILDPSNADTRYARNALRHEIIPQLRRLYPGFPATLLRSMMLVRDDAMVVNDLANGVFAEIVEATSRGALVDRNALRRASRPVASRIVRRVARQVSTAASDADWRELSSERIDAVLRAVQGRAGAKIELPHGVDVIIERDRVVFAQRGGRDDDDGRPTPG
- the hpt gene encoding hypoxanthine phosphoribosyltransferase codes for the protein MTDDQRLDSGIARVLVSEEQIQQRIAQLGAELGEIYRDSCPILVGILTGAFVFMADLSRAMPVQLDVQFMAVSSYGASTQSSGVVKILKDLDTSIEGRDILIVEDIIDSGLTLAYLLDVLSRRGPKSIRVVTLLMKERDHHRDVQVDHCGFLIPDEFVVGYGLDVAGRYRNLSYVGVYDGS
- the ftsH gene encoding ATP-dependent zinc metalloprotease FtsH, with the protein product MTDNRWLRNGFVWIILIIAVIALWFMVTSGGERTRTRDLSSIAQDIQAGQVARLEQTENSSKVTVYYKGSDEVETFRLPQNVNIYDALMLYGVEPTDVDITIKAASQWGNWLGIMTFILPTMILIGIVIFMMRQAQGSNSQAMSFGKSRARMFTGNKPTVTFADVAGVNEAKEELVEVVEFLKYPEKFSALGARIPRGVLLVGPPGTGKTLLSRAVAGEAGVPFFSISGSEFVEMFVGVGASRVRDLFDQAKRNAPCIVFVDEIDAVGRQRGAGLGGSHDEREQTLNQILVEMDGFDSSTNVIVIAATNRPDVLDPALLRPGRFDRQVILDRPDIAGRLAVLEVHSRGKPLEDDIQLEDLARQTPGFSGADLENLVNESAILAARRNKKTIGRKELAEAIDRVVAGPQRKSRVISEREKLMTAYHEAGHALVARMVPNADPVRKVSIVARGMMGGYTSVVPDEDRFFWTKSQFEDMLAYIMGGRVAEEIVFNEISTGASNDIERASGLARRMVTEYGMSSTLGPLAFGKKDELVFLGREINEQRNYSDEVAFQIDQEIRQLIDDAYKLARQVLTEHADKLEAIAMLLIENETVESEELEALFDSPRPQPTLHGPSHPQLPTGNAERERREPEVAPRLRPQPASG
- a CDS encoding VOC family protein, encoding MSRLYGGSLHFFSHHIHLGCSDPCLRAFCASTGDPPRPLGLQDREMFIMAVKRLDHAGYVVNDLSAAIAFFVELGLELEGETTVEGEWVDQLVGLDGVRSDIAFLRTPDGHGRIELSTFHSPVSTSPPPTAPVNAPGIPRLTFVVDSLDDTYERLLATVPPSLERSRSTSTSIDTAIFAVQQESSSGLLKSSTDEDRAHVLIATRSWFQIALAETQRQHQCQQRVKAALRPPSIFERCVVTATRMRAVVGGAEPLPVHAVRAQHYQ